AGCCTCCCCCCAACGGCTTGGATCAAGCGGACTCTCTCCTTGACCCTCCCAAAAAAACCACTACCATCCGCGCCCCACGCCCCGGCGAAAGCAGCATTCCGCGCCTCGTCTGGTCACGTGGTCTCATCATTATGAAAGAAAACATCCATCCCAAGGCCTCCGAAACGACGATCACCTGCACCTGCGGAACCGTCTATAACACGATCTCCACCGTGCCGAACCTCCGTATCGGCATCTGCTCCTCCTGCCACCCTTACTTCACCGGTGAGCAGCGTTTCATCGACACCGCCGGTCGCGTGGACAAGTTCGCCCAGCGCTACGGTTCCACCCGCGCCCGCCGCAATGCTCCGAAGGTCGAAGCTGCCGCTCCTGCTGCTGCCGTCGAAGCCGAAGCTTAGCTCTCAAAAGTCTCTTTTAGCCAAACGGTGCCCATGCCTTCGTGCTGGGCACCGTTTTGCTTTTCCCGTTTCCGCTTTTCAGCATTTCAGTTTTTCAGTTTTTCAGCTTTTCCCTTCCCATGGACTACTCCGCCGTCATCGCCGGCAAACGCACCCGCTTCGCCGACCTCGAAGACGTCATCGGCCGACCGAATTTCTACGACGACCCCAAAAAGGCCGGCGACCTGCTGCGCGAACATCGCAACCTGCAAAAACTCCTCGCCGACTGGGCCGCTTATGAAAAAGCGCAAGTCGAGCTGATCGAGAATCGCGACATGGCCAAGTCCCAGGACGACCGCGAAATCGCCGAGATGGCTGCCGCCGAAATTCCCGTGCTCGAACAGCGTCTCGTCGATCTCGAAAAGGCCATCCAGGAATCCATTCTGCCGCCCGACCCGCTCGAAGGCCGCGATGTCATCCTCGAAATCCGCGCCGGCACCGGCGGCGATGAAGCCAGCCTCTTTGCCGCCGATCTGCTGCGCATGTACACCCGCTTCGCCGAAAACCGTGGCTGGAAGGTCGAATCCCTCGACACCAGCCCGTCCGAAGTCGGCGGCTTCAAAGAGGTCATCGTCAAGATCAGCGGCGATGATGTGTATCGCGTCCTCAAATACGAAAGCGGCGTCCATCGCGTCCAGCGCGTCCCCGCCACTGAAGCGCAGGGCCGCATCCACACCTCCGCCGCCACCGTCGCCGTGCTGCCTGAGGCCGAGGAGGTCGATTTTGAACTCAAGTCCGACGAAGTCCGCATCGAAGTCTGCCGTTCTTCTGGCGCCGGCGGTCAGGGCGTGAACACCACCGACTCCGCCGTGCAGGTCATGCACATCCCCACCGGCACCATCGTCCGCTGCCAGGACGGCCGCAGCCAGATCAAGAACAAGGAAAAAGCCCTCAGCATCCTGCGCTCACGCCTGCTCGAAAAGAAGCAGCAGGAAGAGGCCGCCAAATACTCCGCCAACCGCCGCACCCTCATCGGCAGCGGCGGCCGCGAGGAAAAGATCCGCACTTACAACTACCCGCAGAACCGCGTCACCGACCACCGCATCGAGCTGACCCTCTACAATCTCGACCAGTTCGTCGAAGGCCGCATCGAACCCATCACCCAGGCGCTCCTCGCCAGCGACCTGAAGGAACGCCTTGCCGAGGCCGGACTGAATTAAAGGCAGCTTTTTCGTGGCGTCGGCTTCCAGCAGTTTCAGCTGACGAAGTTCGGCGAGCGCTTTGACCTCGTGCTACGCTGCCCGGACCAAAACCGCATCACGGTGCCGATCTCGCCGGAACGGGATGATCCCGGCAACTCCGGCACGACCTTTGTGAACGATGACCTCTCGCGGGTGACCACCTCCGAGTTTGGCCGCACGCGCGGCAGCAACAGCCGCGTGTCTCTCACGCGCATCGCTGCCACAGGCACGAAGCCGGGCAAGTGAAATGACCGGCAATTCATACGCATCAAGATCTCATTATTCC
This is a stretch of genomic DNA from Prosthecobacter sp.. It encodes these proteins:
- the rpmE gene encoding 50S ribosomal protein L31; this translates as MKENIHPKASETTITCTCGTVYNTISTVPNLRIGICSSCHPYFTGEQRFIDTAGRVDKFAQRYGSTRARRNAPKVEAAAPAAAVEAEA
- the prfA gene encoding peptide chain release factor 1 is translated as MDYSAVIAGKRTRFADLEDVIGRPNFYDDPKKAGDLLREHRNLQKLLADWAAYEKAQVELIENRDMAKSQDDREIAEMAAAEIPVLEQRLVDLEKAIQESILPPDPLEGRDVILEIRAGTGGDEASLFAADLLRMYTRFAENRGWKVESLDTSPSEVGGFKEVIVKISGDDVYRVLKYESGVHRVQRVPATEAQGRIHTSAATVAVLPEAEEVDFELKSDEVRIEVCRSSGAGGQGVNTTDSAVQVMHIPTGTIVRCQDGRSQIKNKEKALSILRSRLLEKKQQEEAAKYSANRRTLIGSGGREEKIRTYNYPQNRVTDHRIELTLYNLDQFVEGRIEPITQALLASDLKERLAEAGLN